One genomic region from Equus asinus isolate D_3611 breed Donkey chromosome 10, EquAss-T2T_v2, whole genome shotgun sequence encodes:
- the KIF12 gene encoding kinesin-like protein KIF12 isoform X7 — MEERGSPDGDPARSLEQGPEGPDTPIQVVLRVRPMSAAELRRGEQSALHCSGTRTLQSAPPLLHPPLPQVSPPGGGPDVAFRFGAVLDGACTQEDVFRACGVRRLGELALRGFSCTVFTFGQTGSGKTYTLTGPPPQGEGVPVPPSLAGIMQRTFAWLLDRVQHLGAPVTLQASYLEIYNEQVRDLLSLGAPRPLPVRWDKTRGFYVEQLRLVEFGSLGALMELLEMGLSRRRSSAHTLNQASSRSHALLTVYIGRQTVPPVDPGEAPVGGKLCFVDLAGSEKVAATGSRGELMLEANSINRSLLALGHCISLLLDPQRKQSHIPFRDSKLTKLLADSLGGRGVTLMVACVSPSAQCLPETLSTLRYASRAQRVTTRPQAPKSPVAKQPQRLEMEILQLREENRRLRSQLGQRDPKTSGLSGGRVAWAQQNLYGMLQEFMLENERLRKEKSQLQSSWDLARDEQRVLAQQVHELERCLLSACSLYQPGPGTAPPCPCVMVPAPPCHPPLPPVPSTTGPVGLPTEGAPPAPGRRDQGGARGGWERWRPWPRGSALWGAPELWLSGWVTGMLGPHAPGSVPLSARPPPCVPPCSPGSAKCQRERSHSDWIQTRVLADLLMEEEVVPSAPPLPMVPPNTSPVQRGGAAVPNLARRLEALRDQIGSSLRRGRSQLPPSEGPRSPSRVLPPC, encoded by the exons ATGGAGGAACGCGGGTCCCCCGATGG GGACCCCGCGCGGAGCCTGGAGCAGGGCCCAGAGGGGCCGGACACGCCCATCCAGGTGGTGTTGAG GGTGCGTCCCATGAGCGCGGCCGAGCTGCGGCGAGGGGAACAGAGCGCGTTGCACTGCTCAGGGACCAGGACTCTGCAG AGTGCCCCGCCCcttctccaccctcccctcccccaggtgaGCCCCCCGGGCGGCGGCCCCGACGTGGCGTTCCGCTTCGGCGCCGTGCTGGACGGGGCGTGCACGCAGGAGGACGTGTTCCGGGCGTGCGGCGTCCGGCGCCTGGGCGAGCTGGCGCTGCGCGG CTTCTCCTGCACTGTCTTCACCTTCGGCCAGACCGGCTCCGGGAAGACCTACACCCTGACCGGGCCTCCTCCCCAG GGAGAGGGGGTGCCTGTCCCCCCCAGCCTGGCTGGCATCATGCAGAGGACCTTCGCCTGGCTGTTAGACCGCGTGCAACACCTGGGTGCCCCTGTCACCCTCCAGGCCTCCTACCTGGAGATCTACAATGAGCAG GTCCGAGACTTGCTGAGCCTGGGGGCTCCCCGGCCCCTCCCCGTTCGCTGGGACAAGACCCGGGGCTTCTATGTGGAGCAGCTGCGGCTGGTGGAGTTTGGGAGTCTGGGGGCCCTGATGGAGCTTCTGGAGATGG GTCTTAGCCGTCGGAGGAGCTCAGCTCACACCCTGAACCAGGCCTCCAGCCGAAGCCACGCACTGCTCACAGTCTACATTGGCCGCCAAACC GTGCCTCCTGTGGACCCCGGGGAAGCCCCTGTTGGTGGGAAGCTGTGCTTCGTAGACCTGGCGGGCAGTGAAAAGGTGGCGGCCACGGGATCCCGCGGGGAGCTGATGCTTGAGGCCAACAGCATCAACCGCAGCCTGCTGGCCCTGG GTCACTGCATCTCCCTGCTGCTGGACCCACAGCGGAAGCAGAGCCACATCCCCTTCCGGGACAGCAAGCTCACCAAGCTGCTGGCGGACTCGCTGGGGGGGCGCGGGGTCACCCTCATG GTGGCCTGCGTGTCCCCCTCAGCCCAGTGCCTCCCCGAGACTCTCAGCACCCTGAGATACGCAAGCCGAGCCCAGCGGGTCACCACCCGACCACAGGCCCCCAAG TCGCCTGTGGCAAAGCAGCCCCAGCGTTTGGAGATGGAGATATTGCAGCTCCGGGAGGAGAACCGTCGCCTGCGGTCTCAACTGGGCCAAAGGGACCCCAAGA CCTCAGGGCTCAGTGGGGGCCGGGTGGCCTGGGCCCAGCAGAACCTCTACGGGATGCTCCAGGAGTTCATGCTGGAGAATGAGAGGCTCAG GAAAGAAAAGAGCCAGCTGCAGAGTAGCTGGGACCTGGCCCGGGATGAGCAGCGTGTCCTGGCCCAGCAGGTGCACGAGCTGGAGCG GTGTCTCCTGTCTGCCTGCTCCCTTTACCAGCCGGGCCCTGGCACAGCCCCACCGTGTCCCTGTGTGATGGTGCCAGCTCCCCCCTGCCAT CCACCTCTGCCCCCTGTGCCGAGCACCACTGGGCCAGTGGGCCTGCCCACGGAGGGGGCTCCACCTGCCCCAGGTAGGAGGGACCAAGGTGGGGCTAGGGGAGGCTGGGAGCGCTGGAGACCTTGGCCTAGGGGATCGGCTCTCTGGGGGGCTCCGGAGCTCTGGCTGTCAGGCTGGGTCACAGGG ATGCTTGGCCCTCATGCCCCAGGCAGCGTGCCCCTGTCTGCCCGGCCCCCGCCCTGCGTGCCCCCctgcagccctggctctgccaaaTGCCAAAGAGAGAG GAGTCACAGCGACTGGATTCAGACCCGGGTCCTGGCGGACTTGCtgatggaggaggaggtggtaCCCTCTGCACCCCCCCTACCCATGGTGCCCCCAAACACGTCGCCGGTGCAGAGag GTGGGGCTGCAGTCCCAAACCTGGCCCGGAGACTGGAGGCCCTCAGAGACCAAATCGGCAGCTCCCTGCGACGGGGCCGGAGCCAGCTGCCCCCCAGTGAGGGCCCACGGAGCCCTAGCCGGGTCCTCCCTCCCTGCTGA
- the KIF12 gene encoding kinesin-like protein KIF12 isoform X15, with protein MEERGSPDGDPARSLEQGPEGPDTPIQVVLRVRPMSAAELRRGEQSALHCSGTRTLQSAPPLLHPPLPQVSPPGGGPDVAFRFGAVLDGACTQEDVFRACGVRRLGELALRGFSCTVFTFGQTGSGKTYTLTGPPPQGEGVPVPPSLAGIMQRTFAWLLDRVQHLGAPVTLQASYLEIYNEQVRDLLSLGAPRPLPVRWDKTRGFYVEQLRLVEFGSLGALMELLEMGLSRRRSSAHTLNQASSRSHALLTVYIGRQTVSAPAWGSSWLRATERGSASGGINQLGHVQEQVPPVDPGEAPVGGKLCFVDLAGSEKVAATGSRGELMLEANSINRSLLALGHCISLLLDPQRKQSHIPFRDSKLTKLLADSLGGRGVTLMVACVSPSAQCLPETLSTLRYASRAQRVTTRPQAPKSPVAKQPQRLEMEILQLREENRRLRSQLGQRDPKTSGLSGGRVAWAQQNLYGMLQEFMLENERLRKEKSQLQSSWDLARDEQRVLAQQVHELERCLLSACSLYQPGPGTAPPCPCVMVPAPPCHALPPLCSCPCSHLCPLCRAPLGQWACPRRGLHLPQESQRLDSDPGPGGLADGGGGGTLCTPPTHGAPKHVAGAERWGCSPKPGPETGGPQRPNRQLPATGPEPAAPQ; from the exons ATGGAGGAACGCGGGTCCCCCGATGG GGACCCCGCGCGGAGCCTGGAGCAGGGCCCAGAGGGGCCGGACACGCCCATCCAGGTGGTGTTGAG GGTGCGTCCCATGAGCGCGGCCGAGCTGCGGCGAGGGGAACAGAGCGCGTTGCACTGCTCAGGGACCAGGACTCTGCAG AGTGCCCCGCCCcttctccaccctcccctcccccaggtgaGCCCCCCGGGCGGCGGCCCCGACGTGGCGTTCCGCTTCGGCGCCGTGCTGGACGGGGCGTGCACGCAGGAGGACGTGTTCCGGGCGTGCGGCGTCCGGCGCCTGGGCGAGCTGGCGCTGCGCGG CTTCTCCTGCACTGTCTTCACCTTCGGCCAGACCGGCTCCGGGAAGACCTACACCCTGACCGGGCCTCCTCCCCAG GGAGAGGGGGTGCCTGTCCCCCCCAGCCTGGCTGGCATCATGCAGAGGACCTTCGCCTGGCTGTTAGACCGCGTGCAACACCTGGGTGCCCCTGTCACCCTCCAGGCCTCCTACCTGGAGATCTACAATGAGCAG GTCCGAGACTTGCTGAGCCTGGGGGCTCCCCGGCCCCTCCCCGTTCGCTGGGACAAGACCCGGGGCTTCTATGTGGAGCAGCTGCGGCTGGTGGAGTTTGGGAGTCTGGGGGCCCTGATGGAGCTTCTGGAGATGG GTCTTAGCCGTCGGAGGAGCTCAGCTCACACCCTGAACCAGGCCTCCAGCCGAAGCCACGCACTGCTCACAGTCTACATTGGCCGCCAAACCGTGAGTGCCCCAGCCTGGGGAAGCAGCTGGCTCCGGGCCACCGAGCGAGGGTCGGCCTCTGGAGGTATTAACCAGCTTGGGCATGTACAGGAG CAGGTGCCTCCTGTGGACCCCGGGGAAGCCCCTGTTGGTGGGAAGCTGTGCTTCGTAGACCTGGCGGGCAGTGAAAAGGTGGCGGCCACGGGATCCCGCGGGGAGCTGATGCTTGAGGCCAACAGCATCAACCGCAGCCTGCTGGCCCTGG GTCACTGCATCTCCCTGCTGCTGGACCCACAGCGGAAGCAGAGCCACATCCCCTTCCGGGACAGCAAGCTCACCAAGCTGCTGGCGGACTCGCTGGGGGGGCGCGGGGTCACCCTCATG GTGGCCTGCGTGTCCCCCTCAGCCCAGTGCCTCCCCGAGACTCTCAGCACCCTGAGATACGCAAGCCGAGCCCAGCGGGTCACCACCCGACCACAGGCCCCCAAG TCGCCTGTGGCAAAGCAGCCCCAGCGTTTGGAGATGGAGATATTGCAGCTCCGGGAGGAGAACCGTCGCCTGCGGTCTCAACTGGGCCAAAGGGACCCCAAGA CCTCAGGGCTCAGTGGGGGCCGGGTGGCCTGGGCCCAGCAGAACCTCTACGGGATGCTCCAGGAGTTCATGCTGGAGAATGAGAGGCTCAG GAAAGAAAAGAGCCAGCTGCAGAGTAGCTGGGACCTGGCCCGGGATGAGCAGCGTGTCCTGGCCCAGCAGGTGCACGAGCTGGAGCG GTGTCTCCTGTCTGCCTGCTCCCTTTACCAGCCGGGCCCTGGCACAGCCCCACCGTGTCCCTGTGTGATGGTGCCAGCTCCCCCCTGCCAT GCCCTGCCAcccctctgctcctgcccctgcAGCCACCTCTGCCCCCTGTGCCGAGCACCACTGGGCCAGTGGGCCTGCCCACGGAGGGGGCTCCACCTGCCCCAG GAGTCACAGCGACTGGATTCAGACCCGGGTCCTGGCGGACTTGCtgatggaggaggaggtggtaCCCTCTGCACCCCCCCTACCCATGGTGCCCCCAAACACGTCGCCGGTGCAGAGag GTGGGGCTGCAGTCCCAAACCTGGCCCGGAGACTGGAGGCCCTCAGAGACCAAATCGGCAGCTCCCTGCGACGGGGCCGGAGCCAGCTGCCCCCCAGTGA
- the KIF12 gene encoding kinesin-like protein KIF12 isoform X16, producing the protein MEERGSPDGDPARSLEQGPEGPDTPIQVVLRVRPMSAAELRRGEQSALHCSGTRTLQSAPPLLHPPLPQVSPPGGGPDVAFRFGAVLDGACTQEDVFRACGVRRLGELALRGFSCTVFTFGQTGSGKTYTLTGPPPQGEGVPVPPSLAGIMQRTFAWLLDRVQHLGAPVTLQASYLEIYNEQVRDLLSLGAPRPLPVRWDKTRGFYVEQLRLVEFGSLGALMELLEMGLSRRRSSAHTLNQASSRSHALLTVYIGRQTVSAPAWGSSWLRATERGSASGGINQLGHVQEVPPVDPGEAPVGGKLCFVDLAGSEKVAATGSRGELMLEANSINRSLLALGHCISLLLDPQRKQSHIPFRDSKLTKLLADSLGGRGVTLMVACVSPSAQCLPETLSTLRYASRAQRVTTRPQAPKSPVAKQPQRLEMEILQLREENRRLRSQLGQRDPKTSGLSGGRVAWAQQNLYGMLQEFMLENERLRKEKSQLQSSWDLARDEQRVLAQQVHELERCLLSACSLYQPGPGTAPPCPCVMVPAPPCHALPPLCSCPCSHLCPLCRAPLGQWACPRRGLHLPQESQRLDSDPGPGGLADGGGGGTLCTPPTHGAPKHVAGAERWGCSPKPGPETGGPQRPNRQLPATGPEPAAPQ; encoded by the exons ATGGAGGAACGCGGGTCCCCCGATGG GGACCCCGCGCGGAGCCTGGAGCAGGGCCCAGAGGGGCCGGACACGCCCATCCAGGTGGTGTTGAG GGTGCGTCCCATGAGCGCGGCCGAGCTGCGGCGAGGGGAACAGAGCGCGTTGCACTGCTCAGGGACCAGGACTCTGCAG AGTGCCCCGCCCcttctccaccctcccctcccccaggtgaGCCCCCCGGGCGGCGGCCCCGACGTGGCGTTCCGCTTCGGCGCCGTGCTGGACGGGGCGTGCACGCAGGAGGACGTGTTCCGGGCGTGCGGCGTCCGGCGCCTGGGCGAGCTGGCGCTGCGCGG CTTCTCCTGCACTGTCTTCACCTTCGGCCAGACCGGCTCCGGGAAGACCTACACCCTGACCGGGCCTCCTCCCCAG GGAGAGGGGGTGCCTGTCCCCCCCAGCCTGGCTGGCATCATGCAGAGGACCTTCGCCTGGCTGTTAGACCGCGTGCAACACCTGGGTGCCCCTGTCACCCTCCAGGCCTCCTACCTGGAGATCTACAATGAGCAG GTCCGAGACTTGCTGAGCCTGGGGGCTCCCCGGCCCCTCCCCGTTCGCTGGGACAAGACCCGGGGCTTCTATGTGGAGCAGCTGCGGCTGGTGGAGTTTGGGAGTCTGGGGGCCCTGATGGAGCTTCTGGAGATGG GTCTTAGCCGTCGGAGGAGCTCAGCTCACACCCTGAACCAGGCCTCCAGCCGAAGCCACGCACTGCTCACAGTCTACATTGGCCGCCAAACCGTGAGTGCCCCAGCCTGGGGAAGCAGCTGGCTCCGGGCCACCGAGCGAGGGTCGGCCTCTGGAGGTATTAACCAGCTTGGGCATGTACAGGAG GTGCCTCCTGTGGACCCCGGGGAAGCCCCTGTTGGTGGGAAGCTGTGCTTCGTAGACCTGGCGGGCAGTGAAAAGGTGGCGGCCACGGGATCCCGCGGGGAGCTGATGCTTGAGGCCAACAGCATCAACCGCAGCCTGCTGGCCCTGG GTCACTGCATCTCCCTGCTGCTGGACCCACAGCGGAAGCAGAGCCACATCCCCTTCCGGGACAGCAAGCTCACCAAGCTGCTGGCGGACTCGCTGGGGGGGCGCGGGGTCACCCTCATG GTGGCCTGCGTGTCCCCCTCAGCCCAGTGCCTCCCCGAGACTCTCAGCACCCTGAGATACGCAAGCCGAGCCCAGCGGGTCACCACCCGACCACAGGCCCCCAAG TCGCCTGTGGCAAAGCAGCCCCAGCGTTTGGAGATGGAGATATTGCAGCTCCGGGAGGAGAACCGTCGCCTGCGGTCTCAACTGGGCCAAAGGGACCCCAAGA CCTCAGGGCTCAGTGGGGGCCGGGTGGCCTGGGCCCAGCAGAACCTCTACGGGATGCTCCAGGAGTTCATGCTGGAGAATGAGAGGCTCAG GAAAGAAAAGAGCCAGCTGCAGAGTAGCTGGGACCTGGCCCGGGATGAGCAGCGTGTCCTGGCCCAGCAGGTGCACGAGCTGGAGCG GTGTCTCCTGTCTGCCTGCTCCCTTTACCAGCCGGGCCCTGGCACAGCCCCACCGTGTCCCTGTGTGATGGTGCCAGCTCCCCCCTGCCAT GCCCTGCCAcccctctgctcctgcccctgcAGCCACCTCTGCCCCCTGTGCCGAGCACCACTGGGCCAGTGGGCCTGCCCACGGAGGGGGCTCCACCTGCCCCAG GAGTCACAGCGACTGGATTCAGACCCGGGTCCTGGCGGACTTGCtgatggaggaggaggtggtaCCCTCTGCACCCCCCCTACCCATGGTGCCCCCAAACACGTCGCCGGTGCAGAGag GTGGGGCTGCAGTCCCAAACCTGGCCCGGAGACTGGAGGCCCTCAGAGACCAAATCGGCAGCTCCCTGCGACGGGGCCGGAGCCAGCTGCCCCCCAGTGA
- the KIF12 gene encoding kinesin-like protein KIF12 isoform X11, which translates to MEERGSPDGDPARSLEQGPEGPDTPIQVVLRVRPMSAAELRRGEQSALHCSGTRTLQSAPPLLHPPLPQVSPPGGGPDVAFRFGAVLDGACTQEDVFRACGVRRLGELALRGFSCTVFTFGQTGSGKTYTLTGPPPQGEGVPVPPSLAGIMQRTFAWLLDRVQHLGAPVTLQASYLEIYNEQVRDLLSLGAPRPLPVRWDKTRGFYVEQLRLVEFGSLGALMELLEMGLSRRRSSAHTLNQASSRSHALLTVYIGRQTVSAPAWGSSWLRATERGSASGGINQLGHVQEQVPPVDPGEAPVGGKLCFVDLAGSEKVAATGSRGELMLEANSINRSLLALGHCISLLLDPQRKQSHIPFRDSKLTKLLADSLGGRGVTLMVACVSPSAQCLPETLSTLRYASRAQRVTTRPQAPKSPVAKQPQRLEMEILQLREENRRLRSQLGQRDPKTSGLSGGRVAWAQQNLYGMLQEFMLENERLRKEKSQLQSSWDLARDEQRVLAQQVHELERCLLSACSLYQPGPGTAPPCPCVMVPAPPCHPPLPPVPSTTGPVGLPTEGAPPAPDAWPSCPRQRAPVCPAPALRAPLQPWLCQMPKREESQRLDSDPGPGGLADGGGGGTLCTPPTHGAPKHVAGAERWGCSPKPGPETGGPQRPNRQLPATGPEPAAPQ; encoded by the exons ATGGAGGAACGCGGGTCCCCCGATGG GGACCCCGCGCGGAGCCTGGAGCAGGGCCCAGAGGGGCCGGACACGCCCATCCAGGTGGTGTTGAG GGTGCGTCCCATGAGCGCGGCCGAGCTGCGGCGAGGGGAACAGAGCGCGTTGCACTGCTCAGGGACCAGGACTCTGCAG AGTGCCCCGCCCcttctccaccctcccctcccccaggtgaGCCCCCCGGGCGGCGGCCCCGACGTGGCGTTCCGCTTCGGCGCCGTGCTGGACGGGGCGTGCACGCAGGAGGACGTGTTCCGGGCGTGCGGCGTCCGGCGCCTGGGCGAGCTGGCGCTGCGCGG CTTCTCCTGCACTGTCTTCACCTTCGGCCAGACCGGCTCCGGGAAGACCTACACCCTGACCGGGCCTCCTCCCCAG GGAGAGGGGGTGCCTGTCCCCCCCAGCCTGGCTGGCATCATGCAGAGGACCTTCGCCTGGCTGTTAGACCGCGTGCAACACCTGGGTGCCCCTGTCACCCTCCAGGCCTCCTACCTGGAGATCTACAATGAGCAG GTCCGAGACTTGCTGAGCCTGGGGGCTCCCCGGCCCCTCCCCGTTCGCTGGGACAAGACCCGGGGCTTCTATGTGGAGCAGCTGCGGCTGGTGGAGTTTGGGAGTCTGGGGGCCCTGATGGAGCTTCTGGAGATGG GTCTTAGCCGTCGGAGGAGCTCAGCTCACACCCTGAACCAGGCCTCCAGCCGAAGCCACGCACTGCTCACAGTCTACATTGGCCGCCAAACCGTGAGTGCCCCAGCCTGGGGAAGCAGCTGGCTCCGGGCCACCGAGCGAGGGTCGGCCTCTGGAGGTATTAACCAGCTTGGGCATGTACAGGAG CAGGTGCCTCCTGTGGACCCCGGGGAAGCCCCTGTTGGTGGGAAGCTGTGCTTCGTAGACCTGGCGGGCAGTGAAAAGGTGGCGGCCACGGGATCCCGCGGGGAGCTGATGCTTGAGGCCAACAGCATCAACCGCAGCCTGCTGGCCCTGG GTCACTGCATCTCCCTGCTGCTGGACCCACAGCGGAAGCAGAGCCACATCCCCTTCCGGGACAGCAAGCTCACCAAGCTGCTGGCGGACTCGCTGGGGGGGCGCGGGGTCACCCTCATG GTGGCCTGCGTGTCCCCCTCAGCCCAGTGCCTCCCCGAGACTCTCAGCACCCTGAGATACGCAAGCCGAGCCCAGCGGGTCACCACCCGACCACAGGCCCCCAAG TCGCCTGTGGCAAAGCAGCCCCAGCGTTTGGAGATGGAGATATTGCAGCTCCGGGAGGAGAACCGTCGCCTGCGGTCTCAACTGGGCCAAAGGGACCCCAAGA CCTCAGGGCTCAGTGGGGGCCGGGTGGCCTGGGCCCAGCAGAACCTCTACGGGATGCTCCAGGAGTTCATGCTGGAGAATGAGAGGCTCAG GAAAGAAAAGAGCCAGCTGCAGAGTAGCTGGGACCTGGCCCGGGATGAGCAGCGTGTCCTGGCCCAGCAGGTGCACGAGCTGGAGCG GTGTCTCCTGTCTGCCTGCTCCCTTTACCAGCCGGGCCCTGGCACAGCCCCACCGTGTCCCTGTGTGATGGTGCCAGCTCCCCCCTGCCAT CCACCTCTGCCCCCTGTGCCGAGCACCACTGGGCCAGTGGGCCTGCCCACGGAGGGGGCTCCACCTGCCCCAG ATGCTTGGCCCTCATGCCCCAGGCAGCGTGCCCCTGTCTGCCCGGCCCCCGCCCTGCGTGCCCCCctgcagccctggctctgccaaaTGCCAAAGAGAGAG GAGTCACAGCGACTGGATTCAGACCCGGGTCCTGGCGGACTTGCtgatggaggaggaggtggtaCCCTCTGCACCCCCCCTACCCATGGTGCCCCCAAACACGTCGCCGGTGCAGAGag GTGGGGCTGCAGTCCCAAACCTGGCCCGGAGACTGGAGGCCCTCAGAGACCAAATCGGCAGCTCCCTGCGACGGGGCCGGAGCCAGCTGCCCCCCAGTGA
- the KIF12 gene encoding kinesin-like protein KIF12 isoform X2 gives MEERGSPDGDPARSLEQGPEGPDTPIQVVLRVRPMSAAELRRGEQSALHCSGTRTLQSAPPLLHPPLPQVSPPGGGPDVAFRFGAVLDGACTQEDVFRACGVRRLGELALRGFSCTVFTFGQTGSGKTYTLTGPPPQGEGVPVPPSLAGIMQRTFAWLLDRVQHLGAPVTLQASYLEIYNEQVRDLLSLGAPRPLPVRWDKTRGFYVEQLRLVEFGSLGALMELLEMGLSRRRSSAHTLNQASSRSHALLTVYIGRQTVSAPAWGSSWLRATERGSASGGINQLGHVQEVPPVDPGEAPVGGKLCFVDLAGSEKVAATGSRGELMLEANSINRSLLALGHCISLLLDPQRKQSHIPFRDSKLTKLLADSLGGRGVTLMVACVSPSAQCLPETLSTLRYASRAQRVTTRPQAPKSPVAKQPQRLEMEILQLREENRRLRSQLGQRDPKTSGLSGGRVAWAQQNLYGMLQEFMLENERLRKEKSQLQSSWDLARDEQRVLAQQVHELERCLLSACSLYQPGPGTAPPCPCVMVPAPPCHPPLPPVPSTTGPVGLPTEGAPPAPGRRDQGGARGGWERWRPWPRGSALWGAPELWLSGWVTGMLGPHAPGSVPLSARPPPCVPPCSPGSAKCQRERSHSDWIQTRVLADLLMEEEVVPSAPPLPMVPPNTSPVQRGGAAVPNLARRLEALRDQIGSSLRRGRSQLPPSEGPRSPSRVLPPC, from the exons ATGGAGGAACGCGGGTCCCCCGATGG GGACCCCGCGCGGAGCCTGGAGCAGGGCCCAGAGGGGCCGGACACGCCCATCCAGGTGGTGTTGAG GGTGCGTCCCATGAGCGCGGCCGAGCTGCGGCGAGGGGAACAGAGCGCGTTGCACTGCTCAGGGACCAGGACTCTGCAG AGTGCCCCGCCCcttctccaccctcccctcccccaggtgaGCCCCCCGGGCGGCGGCCCCGACGTGGCGTTCCGCTTCGGCGCCGTGCTGGACGGGGCGTGCACGCAGGAGGACGTGTTCCGGGCGTGCGGCGTCCGGCGCCTGGGCGAGCTGGCGCTGCGCGG CTTCTCCTGCACTGTCTTCACCTTCGGCCAGACCGGCTCCGGGAAGACCTACACCCTGACCGGGCCTCCTCCCCAG GGAGAGGGGGTGCCTGTCCCCCCCAGCCTGGCTGGCATCATGCAGAGGACCTTCGCCTGGCTGTTAGACCGCGTGCAACACCTGGGTGCCCCTGTCACCCTCCAGGCCTCCTACCTGGAGATCTACAATGAGCAG GTCCGAGACTTGCTGAGCCTGGGGGCTCCCCGGCCCCTCCCCGTTCGCTGGGACAAGACCCGGGGCTTCTATGTGGAGCAGCTGCGGCTGGTGGAGTTTGGGAGTCTGGGGGCCCTGATGGAGCTTCTGGAGATGG GTCTTAGCCGTCGGAGGAGCTCAGCTCACACCCTGAACCAGGCCTCCAGCCGAAGCCACGCACTGCTCACAGTCTACATTGGCCGCCAAACCGTGAGTGCCCCAGCCTGGGGAAGCAGCTGGCTCCGGGCCACCGAGCGAGGGTCGGCCTCTGGAGGTATTAACCAGCTTGGGCATGTACAGGAG GTGCCTCCTGTGGACCCCGGGGAAGCCCCTGTTGGTGGGAAGCTGTGCTTCGTAGACCTGGCGGGCAGTGAAAAGGTGGCGGCCACGGGATCCCGCGGGGAGCTGATGCTTGAGGCCAACAGCATCAACCGCAGCCTGCTGGCCCTGG GTCACTGCATCTCCCTGCTGCTGGACCCACAGCGGAAGCAGAGCCACATCCCCTTCCGGGACAGCAAGCTCACCAAGCTGCTGGCGGACTCGCTGGGGGGGCGCGGGGTCACCCTCATG GTGGCCTGCGTGTCCCCCTCAGCCCAGTGCCTCCCCGAGACTCTCAGCACCCTGAGATACGCAAGCCGAGCCCAGCGGGTCACCACCCGACCACAGGCCCCCAAG TCGCCTGTGGCAAAGCAGCCCCAGCGTTTGGAGATGGAGATATTGCAGCTCCGGGAGGAGAACCGTCGCCTGCGGTCTCAACTGGGCCAAAGGGACCCCAAGA CCTCAGGGCTCAGTGGGGGCCGGGTGGCCTGGGCCCAGCAGAACCTCTACGGGATGCTCCAGGAGTTCATGCTGGAGAATGAGAGGCTCAG GAAAGAAAAGAGCCAGCTGCAGAGTAGCTGGGACCTGGCCCGGGATGAGCAGCGTGTCCTGGCCCAGCAGGTGCACGAGCTGGAGCG GTGTCTCCTGTCTGCCTGCTCCCTTTACCAGCCGGGCCCTGGCACAGCCCCACCGTGTCCCTGTGTGATGGTGCCAGCTCCCCCCTGCCAT CCACCTCTGCCCCCTGTGCCGAGCACCACTGGGCCAGTGGGCCTGCCCACGGAGGGGGCTCCACCTGCCCCAGGTAGGAGGGACCAAGGTGGGGCTAGGGGAGGCTGGGAGCGCTGGAGACCTTGGCCTAGGGGATCGGCTCTCTGGGGGGCTCCGGAGCTCTGGCTGTCAGGCTGGGTCACAGGG ATGCTTGGCCCTCATGCCCCAGGCAGCGTGCCCCTGTCTGCCCGGCCCCCGCCCTGCGTGCCCCCctgcagccctggctctgccaaaTGCCAAAGAGAGAG GAGTCACAGCGACTGGATTCAGACCCGGGTCCTGGCGGACTTGCtgatggaggaggaggtggtaCCCTCTGCACCCCCCCTACCCATGGTGCCCCCAAACACGTCGCCGGTGCAGAGag GTGGGGCTGCAGTCCCAAACCTGGCCCGGAGACTGGAGGCCCTCAGAGACCAAATCGGCAGCTCCCTGCGACGGGGCCGGAGCCAGCTGCCCCCCAGTGAGGGCCCACGGAGCCCTAGCCGGGTCCTCCCTCCCTGCTGA